From a single Sphingobium lignivorans genomic region:
- a CDS encoding ABC transporter ATP-binding protein yields MAAILSVHDVTKRYASGYVALERIDLDVEEGEIFALLGPNGAGKTTLISIICGIVNASGGTITVAGHDIVRDYRATRSTIGLVPQELTTDMFERVIDTVRFSRGLFGKPRDDAFIEKILRELSLWDKRTAKISELSGGMKRRVMIAKALSHEPRLLFLDEPTAGVDVELRRDMWGLVRQLRESGATIVLTTHYIEEAEEMADRVGVINHGQLVLVEEKTTLMKKLGRKTLHITLAEPMAMIPDSLAEWALTLIDEGHQLEYVFDANAERTGVSALLRALGDLGIGYKDLNTRESSLEDIFLRLVHGAGEEKAA; encoded by the coding sequence ATGGCTGCCATCCTTTCCGTCCACGACGTCACCAAGCGCTATGCGAGCGGCTATGTCGCGCTCGAACGAATCGATTTGGACGTGGAGGAGGGCGAGATTTTCGCGCTGCTCGGCCCCAATGGGGCCGGCAAGACCACGCTCATCTCGATCATCTGCGGCATCGTGAATGCCAGCGGCGGGACGATCACCGTGGCAGGGCACGACATCGTGCGCGATTATCGCGCCACGCGCAGCACCATTGGGCTGGTGCCGCAGGAACTGACGACGGACATGTTCGAGCGGGTGATCGACACGGTGCGGTTCAGTCGGGGACTGTTCGGCAAGCCGCGGGACGACGCGTTCATCGAGAAGATCCTGCGCGAGCTTTCGCTCTGGGACAAGCGGACGGCCAAGATCAGCGAGCTTTCCGGCGGCATGAAGCGCCGGGTGATGATCGCCAAGGCGCTTTCGCACGAGCCCAGGCTGCTCTTTCTCGACGAGCCGACCGCCGGCGTCGACGTCGAGCTGCGGCGGGACATGTGGGGGCTTGTCCGGCAGCTTCGCGAATCCGGCGCCACCATCGTGCTGACGACCCATTATATCGAGGAAGCCGAGGAAATGGCCGATCGGGTGGGCGTCATCAATCATGGCCAACTGGTGCTGGTGGAAGAGAAGACCACGCTGATGAAGAAGCTCGGTCGCAAGACCCTGCACATCACCCTGGCGGAGCCGATGGCGATGATCCCGGACAGTCTCGCCGAATGGGCCCTAACGCTCATCGACGAGGGGCATCAGCTCGAATATGTGTTCGATGCCAATGCCGAGCGCACCGGGGTTTCCGCGCTGCTGCGCGCGCTTGGCGACCTGGGCATTGGCTACAAGGACCTCAACACGCGGGAAAGCTCGCTGGAGGACATTTTCCTGCGCCTTGTCCACGGGGCTGGAGAGGAGAAAGCCGCATGA
- a CDS encoding ABC transporter permease encodes MNGHAMLAIYLFELNRFRRTLMTGLIVPVITTALYFIVFGSAIGSRMTEIDGIPYGAYIVPGLIMLSMFTESIFNASFGIYMPKYSGTIYELLSAPVSAIETVIAYVGAAATKSMTIGLVIFGTAHLFVDVPVAHPVAMIAFMALIAVSFCLFGFILGIWAQSFEQLQVIPMLIVMPMTFLGGAFYSVHMLAEPWRTVTLFNPVVYLISGFRWTFFGRGDVAMGISMGFVSGMLAVCLAIIFWMFRTGYRLKK; translated from the coding sequence ATGAACGGGCATGCCATGCTGGCCATCTATCTCTTCGAGCTCAACCGCTTCCGGCGGACGCTGATGACCGGGCTGATCGTCCCCGTCATCACCACGGCGCTTTATTTCATCGTCTTCGGCAGCGCGATCGGCTCGCGCATGACCGAGATCGACGGCATTCCCTACGGGGCCTATATCGTGCCCGGCCTCATCATGCTGTCGATGTTCACCGAGAGCATCTTCAATGCCAGCTTCGGCATCTACATGCCCAAATATAGCGGGACCATCTACGAGCTGCTGTCCGCGCCCGTCTCGGCGATCGAGACCGTCATCGCCTATGTCGGCGCCGCGGCCACCAAATCGATGACTATCGGCCTGGTGATCTTCGGCACCGCGCATCTCTTCGTGGATGTGCCGGTCGCGCACCCGGTGGCGATGATCGCCTTCATGGCGCTGATCGCGGTCAGCTTCTGCCTGTTCGGCTTCATCCTCGGCATCTGGGCGCAGAGCTTCGAGCAATTGCAGGTCATCCCGATGCTGATCGTGATGCCGATGACGTTCCTCGGCGGAGCGTTCTACTCGGTGCACATGCTGGCCGAGCCATGGCGTACGGTGACGCTTTTCAACCCGGTGGTCTATCTTATCAGCGGGTTCCGCTGGACATTCTTCGGCCGAGGGGATGTCGCGATGGGCATATCGATGGGATTCGTGAGCGGTATGCTCGCCGTTTGCCTCGCCATCATCTTCTGGATGTTCCGGACCGGATACCGGCTGAAGAAATAG
- the glpX gene encoding class II fructose-bisphosphatase — translation MGKSSSVEASSVLDRVLVLEMVRVTEAAAIAASKLVGRGDEKAADAAAVEAMRKAFDNLYMDGTVVIGEGERDEAPMLFIGEKVGGAPGRGPKIDIALDPLEGTTITAKAGPNALAVLAAAEEGNLLNAPDVYMEKLAVGPGYPPGVIDLAKTPTENVEAVARAKGVAPSDIIVCVLDRPRHEKLIAELRAIGCGVVLIGDGDVAGVIATTNPETTIDMYMGSGGAPEGVLACAALRCVGGQFNGKLLFRNDDERARARKWGIDDLDRIYKLEDLAKGDCIFAATGVTDGSLLDGVKRLATGKMTTHSVVMRASSGTVRWVKGEHRIK, via the coding sequence ATGGGGAAGTCAAGTTCCGTCGAAGCCAGTTCCGTTCTCGATCGCGTTCTCGTGCTGGAAATGGTGCGCGTGACCGAGGCTGCGGCCATCGCTGCATCGAAGCTGGTGGGCCGGGGCGACGAGAAGGCCGCCGATGCCGCCGCCGTGGAAGCGATGCGCAAGGCCTTCGACAATCTCTACATGGATGGCACGGTGGTGATCGGTGAAGGCGAGCGCGACGAGGCGCCCATGCTGTTCATTGGCGAGAAGGTCGGCGGCGCGCCGGGCCGTGGCCCCAAGATCGATATCGCGCTCGATCCGCTGGAGGGCACGACCATTACGGCCAAGGCCGGTCCGAATGCGCTCGCGGTGCTCGCCGCTGCCGAGGAAGGCAATCTCCTCAATGCGCCCGATGTCTACATGGAGAAGCTCGCGGTCGGGCCCGGCTATCCGCCCGGCGTCATCGATCTCGCGAAGACCCCGACCGAGAATGTCGAGGCCGTCGCCCGCGCCAAGGGCGTCGCGCCGTCGGATATCATCGTGTGCGTGCTGGATCGCCCCCGGCACGAGAAGCTCATCGCCGAGCTGCGCGCCATTGGCTGCGGCGTGGTGCTGATCGGCGATGGCGACGTGGCCGGCGTCATCGCCACGACCAATCCGGAAACCACCATCGACATGTACATGGGTTCGGGCGGCGCGCCGGAAGGTGTGCTGGCCTGCGCCGCGCTCCGCTGCGTCGGCGGCCAGTTCAACGGCAAGCTGCTGTTCCGCAACGATGACGAGCGCGCCCGCGCCCGCAAGTGGGGCATCGATGATCTCGACCGGATCTACAAGCTCGAGGATCTCGCCAAGGGCGACTGCATCTTCGCGGCGACGGGCGTGACCGACGGCTCCCTGCTCGATGGCGTGAAGCGTCTCGCCACGGGCAAGATGACGACTCACAGCGTCGTCATGCGGGCGTCGTCCGGCACGGTGCGCTGGGTGAAGGGCGAACACCGCATCAAGTGA
- a CDS encoding homoserine dehydrogenase, which yields MNTTAPLRLAIIGLGTVGAGVIRLLEANRELVARRAGRPIEVVAISARDRNKDRGVDLSRYEWVDDMSTLAGRDDIDTVVELIGGSDGPALTLARQCLGQGKPFVTANKAMIAHHGLDLAREAERTGVALKYEAAVAGGVPVIKGLREGAAANRIMRVYGILNGTCNYILSTMERDGSAFADVLEEAQAKGYAEADPTFDIDGIDAAHKLSILASLSFGTEIDFPSVDITGIRHVLAADIREAAALGYRVRLIAMAECEEDGGENVGLFQRVHPMLVPVDHPLAHVDGALNAVVAEGNFVGRLFFQGAGAGEGPTASAVVADVIDVARDEYGPAFAMPAEWLQRQVKADGGARIGRAYLRFLVQDRPGVLAEITAAMRDADVSIESVIQRPASDDDAVLVAIVTHAGALSCIEDVLERLGGSDSLMGEPMVMHILD from the coding sequence ATGAACACCACCGCCCCGCTTCGCCTCGCCATCATCGGTCTTGGAACGGTGGGCGCGGGGGTCATTCGCCTGCTGGAAGCCAATCGGGAGCTGGTCGCGCGACGTGCCGGTCGGCCGATCGAGGTCGTCGCCATCTCGGCGCGAGATCGCAACAAGGATCGCGGCGTCGATCTCTCGCGCTACGAGTGGGTGGACGACATGAGCACGCTGGCCGGGCGAGACGACATCGACACCGTCGTCGAGCTCATCGGCGGCTCGGATGGCCCGGCTCTCACCCTGGCACGCCAGTGCCTTGGCCAGGGCAAGCCTTTCGTGACCGCCAATAAGGCGATGATCGCGCATCACGGGCTCGATCTCGCCCGCGAAGCGGAGCGGACGGGCGTGGCGCTCAAATATGAAGCAGCGGTCGCGGGCGGCGTGCCGGTCATCAAGGGCCTGCGGGAAGGGGCTGCGGCCAACCGGATCATGCGGGTCTACGGCATTCTCAACGGCACCTGCAATTACATCCTCTCGACCATGGAGCGGGATGGCAGCGCCTTTGCCGATGTGCTGGAGGAGGCACAGGCGAAAGGCTATGCCGAGGCGGACCCGACCTTCGACATCGACGGCATCGACGCCGCGCACAAGCTGTCGATCCTCGCCAGCCTGTCCTTCGGCACGGAAATCGATTTCCCCTCCGTGGACATCACCGGCATCCGCCATGTGCTCGCCGCCGATATCCGGGAAGCTGCGGCACTCGGTTATCGCGTGCGCCTGATCGCCATGGCCGAGTGCGAGGAGGATGGCGGCGAGAATGTCGGCCTTTTCCAGCGCGTCCATCCGATGCTGGTGCCGGTCGATCACCCGCTCGCGCATGTCGACGGGGCGCTCAACGCCGTGGTGGCGGAAGGCAATTTCGTCGGCCGCCTCTTCTTCCAGGGCGCCGGCGCCGGGGAAGGTCCCACGGCTTCGGCCGTGGTGGCGGACGTCATCGATGTCGCGCGCGATGAATATGGCCCGGCCTTCGCCATGCCGGCCGAATGGCTGCAAAGGCAGGTCAAGGCCGATGGCGGCGCGCGGATCGGCCGCGCTTATCTGCGCTTCCTGGTGCAGGACCGCCCGGGCGTGCTCGCCGAGATCACAGCGGCGATGCGCGACGCCGATGTGTCCATCGAGAGCGTCATCCAGCGCCCCGCCAGCGACGACGATGCCGTCCTGGTGGCCATTGTCACCCATGCCGGCGCCCTGTCGTGCATCGAGGATGTGCTGGAGCGCCTGGGTGGATCGGACAGCCTGATGGGCGAGCCGATGGTGATGCACATTCTGGATTGA
- a CDS encoding energy transducer TonB, whose product MAYADHSQSSSRTISIVVVAIIHVILGYAFVTGLGIQYVKKAAEQLNVIDVAEEPPPPEEEPPPPPPPPPDMPPPPPPPPSAPPPVISLPSQAPILAPPPPPVPPPPAPPAPPAPPPPPVVSKAAGARGNPASWITNDDYPSRALRDEAQGTVAIEWDINEQGRVENCRVTSSSGNRDLDEAACSLIVRRGRYSPALDQAGNPIRTKDRRRVVWRLPD is encoded by the coding sequence ATGGCCTATGCTGACCACTCACAATCGTCCAGTCGGACGATATCCATCGTAGTCGTTGCGATCATTCACGTGATCCTCGGCTATGCATTTGTGACGGGTCTTGGCATCCAATATGTCAAGAAAGCTGCAGAACAGCTGAACGTCATCGATGTGGCTGAGGAGCCGCCGCCACCCGAGGAGGAGCCGCCGCCACCGCCGCCTCCGCCGCCGGACATGCCGCCGCCGCCTCCGCCGCCACCTTCGGCGCCGCCGCCAGTGATCTCGCTGCCTTCCCAGGCGCCGATTCTTGCGCCGCCTCCGCCGCCGGTTCCGCCGCCACCTGCTCCGCCCGCGCCGCCGGCTCCGCCGCCGCCGCCCGTGGTCAGCAAGGCTGCAGGCGCCCGTGGCAATCCCGCCAGCTGGATCACGAACGACGACTATCCTTCGCGCGCTCTGCGTGACGAGGCTCAGGGTACCGTCGCCATCGAATGGGATATCAACGAGCAGGGACGCGTCGAAAATTGCCGCGTGACCTCGTCAAGCGGTAACCGCGATCTCGACGAGGCTGCCTGCAGTCTGATCGTGCGTCGCGGCCGTTATTCGCCGGCACTCGATCAGGCGGGTAACCCGATCCGGACGAAGGATCGCCGTCGCGTGGTCTGGCGTCTGCCTGATTGA
- a CDS encoding MotA/TolQ/ExbB proton channel family protein — protein MFIQLSAAAAPAASANPYGLMEALEQGGVIAWTVFLILCGMSVFSFFILFSKLIEQQKVINQAKKIRTVFWRAPSLKEGSAKLEKNSAYKQLVDDGILAQEQHGKLTDPVEAHDWMHASLARSEAAINSKLGGGLAFLATVGATAPFIGLFGTVIGIYRALIKIGASGQASIDAVAGPVGEALIMTALGLAVAVPAVLAYNWLQRRNKSIAEDLSGFNNDLLGYMVSGGAVRPAALAAPAAAPVAKPAAAKA, from the coding sequence ATGTTCATCCAACTCTCCGCCGCGGCCGCGCCGGCTGCTTCCGCCAACCCTTACGGCCTCATGGAGGCCCTCGAGCAGGGTGGTGTCATCGCATGGACGGTCTTCCTGATCCTGTGCGGCATGTCGGTCTTCTCGTTCTTCATCCTGTTCTCGAAGCTGATCGAGCAGCAGAAGGTGATCAACCAGGCCAAGAAGATCCGCACGGTCTTCTGGCGCGCGCCTTCGCTGAAGGAAGGCTCCGCCAAGCTTGAGAAGAACAGCGCCTACAAGCAGCTCGTCGATGACGGCATCCTGGCGCAGGAGCAGCATGGCAAGCTGACCGATCCGGTCGAGGCACATGACTGGATGCACGCATCGCTCGCCCGCTCAGAAGCGGCGATCAACTCTAAGCTCGGCGGCGGTCTGGCATTCCTCGCCACCGTCGGCGCCACCGCGCCGTTCATCGGTCTGTTCGGTACGGTTATCGGCATCTACCGCGCGCTCATCAAGATCGGCGCGTCGGGTCAGGCATCGATCGACGCCGTCGCCGGTCCGGTCGGTGAGGCGCTCATCATGACCGCGCTGGGTCTGGCTGTGGCCGTTCCGGCCGTGCTTGCCTACAACTGGCTGCAGCGCCGCAACAAGTCGATTGCCGAGGATCTGAGCGGCTTCAACAACGACCTGCTCGGCTATATGGTTTCGGGCGGCGCCGTCCGTCCGGCGGCTCTCGCCGCGCCGGCCGCCGCTCCGGTCGCCAAGCCGGCTGCTGCCAAGGCCTGA
- a CDS encoding ExbD/TolR family protein has product MAMSAGGGGDDAPMSDINTTPLVDVMLVLLIIFLIAVPVVIQTVEVNLPKIAFEPTTTKPENVSLTVRAVDGNCEVYWNMTKVNAGDLLNRAVDKLKKDIENAGGVENMSPEDLPEAHIRADVDTPYRCIGGTIFTMQRAGYPRVGFISEPEPGSITVRRL; this is encoded by the coding sequence ATGGCAATGAGTGCTGGGGGTGGCGGTGACGACGCCCCAATGTCGGACATCAATACGACGCCCCTTGTGGACGTCATGCTGGTGCTCCTCATCATCTTTCTGATCGCGGTTCCGGTCGTGATCCAGACAGTTGAGGTTAATCTCCCGAAGATCGCCTTCGAACCCACCACGACCAAGCCGGAAAACGTGTCGCTGACCGTCCGGGCCGTGGATGGCAATTGCGAAGTCTACTGGAACATGACGAAGGTCAACGCGGGCGACCTGCTCAACCGCGCAGTGGACAAGCTCAAGAAGGACATCGAGAACGCCGGTGGCGTTGAGAACATGAGCCCCGAGGATCTCCCCGAGGCGCATATTCGTGCGGACGTCGATACGCCTTATCGTTGCATTGGCGGAACGATCTTCACCATGCAGCGTGCTGGCTATCCCAGGGTCGGGTTCATTTCCGAGCCTGAGCCGGGTTCGATTACCGTCCGTCGCCTCTGA
- a CDS encoding ExbD/TolR family protein — protein MAMSGGRDDGEPMMEMNTTPLIDVMLVLLIMFIITIPIQTHAVKIDLPQNADAPQNAIDPVKNRLTIDPAGVIYWNGSPIDRVLLRQYLEQTAAMAPEPELQFEPDQSARYVVVDEVLAAIKRAKVTKLGFVGNERYGGVF, from the coding sequence ATGGCAATGAGCGGTGGCCGCGACGACGGCGAACCGATGATGGAAATGAACACGACGCCGTTGATCGACGTCATGCTCGTTCTCCTCATCATGTTCATCATCACCATCCCCATCCAGACCCACGCGGTGAAGATCGACCTGCCGCAGAACGCCGACGCGCCGCAGAATGCGATCGATCCGGTCAAGAACCGTCTGACGATCGACCCTGCCGGCGTGATCTACTGGAATGGCAGCCCGATCGACCGGGTCCTGCTGCGCCAGTATCTGGAGCAGACTGCGGCGATGGCGCCGGAGCCGGAACTTCAGTTCGAGCCCGACCAGTCGGCCCGCTATGTGGTTGTCGACGAGGTGCTCGCCGCCATCAAGCGCGCGAAGGTTACGAAGCTGGGTTTCGTCGGGAACGAGCGCTACGGCGGCGTGTTCTGA
- a CDS encoding PilZ domain-containing protein has protein sequence MGALQEPSDQHYVSRLQDRQTVLIGVRVRRKGESWFKSRITDMSLGGFRLLSFVKLRVGMEVWVMFPGFEGRKALVAWTANHEAGCEFENPLHPAIFDHIVRMSDPGARG, from the coding sequence ATGGGCGCGCTTCAGGAACCTTCTGACCAACATTATGTCTCACGCCTGCAGGACCGCCAGACGGTGCTCATTGGCGTGCGTGTGCGCCGCAAGGGCGAAAGCTGGTTCAAGAGCCGGATCACGGACATGTCGCTGGGGGGCTTTCGCCTGCTGAGCTTCGTGAAGCTGCGTGTCGGCATGGAGGTTTGGGTGATGTTCCCCGGCTTCGAGGGGCGCAAGGCGCTGGTCGCCTGGACGGCCAATCATGAAGCCGGCTGCGAGTTTGAGAACCCGCTTCATCCCGCGATCTTCGATCATATCGTGCGCATGTCGGATCCCGGCGCCCGGGGCTGA
- a CDS encoding ABC transporter transmembrane domain-containing protein: MASNRSDDAPRGASLGSLRLIWRMALNYPGRLVGAALSLMMASAATLAIPSGFKLVIDRGFAAGTGSDIGRWFQYLLVIVVVLALATALRFYFVSWLGERVVADMRIAAQRNLLRMEPAFFEQNRPSEIASRMTADTAIIEQVVGSTVSVALRNVLTGLGGIIYLFTLAPRLTAMLLFGIPLVLGPVIFIGRRLRNLSRASQDRLAAVGSITTEVLGAMKIVQAFVQERREEARFGQAVEEGFATARRRIVARAFMTATIILVIFGSITMIMWQGALDVVSGRLSGGSIAAFVITGGLVAGAFGALTEVYGDLLRGAGAAARLSELTSATPSIRPPAAPVAIPDARQAHLRFENVSFRYPTRPDSLALENFSLDVRPGETIAIVGPSGAGKSTILQLVERFYDPVGGQILLNGVDLRTADPADIRAMIALVPQETVMFAASARDNLRYGRWDATDDDLLAAARAANAEDFLLGLPQGLDTELGEGGARLSGGQRQRLAIARALLRDAPLLLLDEATSALDAESERLVQDALGQLMRGRTTIVIAHRLATVRAADRIVVMDQGRIVEIGNHAELSARNGLYARLAALQFAEPA; the protein is encoded by the coding sequence ATGGCTTCCAATCGATCCGACGACGCGCCTCGTGGCGCCAGCCTGGGCAGCCTGCGGCTGATCTGGCGCATGGCATTGAACTATCCGGGCCGCCTTGTCGGCGCTGCCCTTTCCCTCATGATGGCATCGGCCGCGACGCTGGCCATTCCGAGCGGCTTCAAGCTGGTCATCGACCGGGGGTTCGCGGCCGGGACCGGCAGCGACATCGGCCGCTGGTTCCAATATCTGCTGGTCATCGTGGTGGTGCTGGCGCTGGCCACGGCGCTGCGTTTCTACTTCGTCTCATGGCTCGGCGAGCGCGTGGTCGCGGACATGCGGATCGCCGCACAGCGCAACCTGCTGAGGATGGAGCCAGCCTTCTTCGAGCAGAACCGGCCATCCGAAATCGCGTCGCGCATGACGGCGGACACGGCGATCATCGAGCAGGTCGTCGGCTCGACGGTTTCGGTGGCCCTGCGCAACGTGCTCACCGGCTTGGGCGGGATCATCTATCTCTTCACGCTCGCACCACGCCTCACGGCCATGCTGCTGTTCGGCATCCCGCTCGTGCTGGGGCCGGTGATCTTCATCGGCCGCCGCCTGCGCAACCTGTCGCGCGCGAGTCAGGACCGTCTGGCCGCGGTCGGCAGCATCACGACCGAAGTGCTCGGCGCCATGAAGATCGTGCAGGCCTTCGTGCAGGAGCGCCGGGAGGAAGCCCGGTTCGGCCAGGCCGTCGAGGAGGGGTTCGCCACGGCGCGGCGGCGGATCGTCGCCCGGGCCTTCATGACCGCCACGATCATCCTCGTCATTTTTGGCTCGATCACCATGATCATGTGGCAAGGCGCGCTTGATGTGGTCTCTGGACGGCTCTCGGGCGGCAGCATCGCTGCCTTCGTCATCACCGGCGGTCTGGTGGCAGGCGCTTTCGGCGCCCTGACGGAAGTCTATGGCGATCTGCTGCGCGGCGCGGGCGCCGCAGCCCGGCTGAGCGAGCTGACGAGCGCGACGCCCTCCATCCGGCCACCGGCCGCGCCGGTCGCCATACCGGATGCCCGGCAGGCCCATCTGCGCTTCGAGAATGTCTCCTTCCGCTACCCGACACGGCCCGACAGCCTGGCGCTCGAGAATTTCTCGCTGGATGTGAGGCCGGGCGAGACGATCGCCATCGTCGGCCCCTCTGGCGCGGGCAAGTCCACGATCCTGCAGCTTGTCGAGCGCTTCTATGATCCCGTCGGCGGGCAGATCCTGCTCAACGGCGTCGATCTGCGCACAGCCGATCCGGCCGATATCCGCGCCATGATCGCACTTGTGCCGCAGGAGACGGTGATGTTTGCCGCCAGCGCGCGCGACAATCTGCGTTACGGGCGCTGGGACGCCACCGATGATGACCTTCTCGCCGCCGCACGCGCGGCCAATGCCGAGGATTTCCTGCTTGGTCTGCCCCAGGGCCTCGACACCGAGCTTGGCGAGGGCGGCGCACGGCTCTCCGGTGGCCAGCGCCAACGTCTCGCCATTGCCCGCGCGCTGCTGCGCGATGCGCCGCTCCTCCTGCTGGACGAGGCGACTTCCGCGCTGGATGCCGAATCGGAGCGGCTGGTCCAGGATGCCCTTGGCCAGCTCATGCGCGGTCGGACGACCATCGTCATAGCCCATCGTCTCGCGACCGTGCGTGCCGCCGACCGGATTGTCGTGATGGATCAGGGCCGGATCGTGGAAATCGGCAATCATGCCGAGCTCAGCGCGCGCAATGGCTTGTACGCGCGCCTCGCTGCGCTGCAATTCGCCGAACCGGCCTGA
- a CDS encoding mechanosensitive ion channel family protein: MDHSEWWQTYMDRWSAMPFHDLIAAAAILGTALLLGLIAARLACRYVLPALAPKHASGIASRLAPLTRAGVTALVLTAFLGIGGMGPAADLLLAAGLGIAVAALVYGICRLLGVGSGPGILIATTALFIVLASRLGGLAPLLEGLDGASIRIGARRISLLDIVNTVGLSLLLFVAARALLRWALRWIGQVSLLDAAQRVLFQKLAQIAVVTVAIFLGIDLLGIDLTALAVFSGAFGLAVGFGLQKTLGNLIAGLILLLDRSIKPGDVIAVGDTFGWVNKIGVRAVSVLTRDGKEHLIPNELLMTEQVENWSFSSRDVRVHVGFRVSFDCDLRLAQRLAVDAASISPRVLKEPAPVCWIKAFGDNGVEFDLRIWIDSPESGVGNVTSDVFFRIWDLFKEHGVTMPVPQRDLRFRTPLVEQVTTSDPQRPDVPDPTG, encoded by the coding sequence TTGGATCATAGCGAGTGGTGGCAGACCTACATGGATCGATGGTCGGCAATGCCGTTCCATGATCTGATAGCTGCGGCAGCGATCCTTGGCACCGCGCTGTTGCTGGGGTTAATCGCAGCCCGCCTTGCTTGCCGATATGTCCTCCCGGCCCTTGCTCCCAAGCATGCGTCAGGCATCGCATCTCGGCTGGCGCCGCTGACGCGAGCTGGGGTAACCGCGCTCGTCTTGACGGCTTTCCTCGGCATCGGTGGAATGGGACCGGCTGCCGATCTTCTCCTTGCCGCTGGCCTCGGGATCGCAGTTGCCGCGCTGGTGTACGGAATTTGCAGGTTGTTGGGAGTAGGAAGCGGACCTGGCATCCTGATTGCCACTACAGCCCTGTTCATCGTGTTGGCGAGCCGACTGGGTGGTCTGGCTCCGCTCCTTGAGGGACTGGACGGCGCCAGCATCAGGATCGGCGCGCGGCGTATCTCGCTGCTCGACATCGTCAATACCGTGGGGTTGTCTCTCCTGCTGTTCGTGGCAGCACGCGCACTCCTGCGCTGGGCTCTGCGCTGGATCGGACAGGTCAGTCTTCTGGATGCCGCGCAACGCGTGCTGTTCCAGAAGCTCGCTCAGATCGCGGTTGTCACGGTCGCCATTTTCCTCGGCATTGACCTTCTCGGCATCGACCTGACGGCGCTGGCGGTGTTCTCGGGTGCGTTCGGTCTCGCTGTGGGCTTCGGGCTGCAAAAGACGCTGGGGAATCTCATCGCTGGCCTCATCCTGCTGCTTGATCGATCGATTAAACCAGGTGACGTCATCGCAGTCGGAGACACTTTCGGGTGGGTCAACAAGATCGGGGTGCGGGCCGTCTCGGTCTTGACTCGTGATGGCAAGGAACACCTGATCCCGAACGAACTGCTGATGACCGAGCAGGTCGAGAACTGGTCGTTCTCAAGCCGGGACGTCAGGGTTCATGTCGGTTTTCGTGTCTCGTTTGACTGCGATCTACGGCTCGCGCAGCGGCTCGCGGTTGACGCTGCGTCCATCTCGCCACGCGTGCTTAAAGAGCCGGCGCCCGTATGCTGGATCAAGGCGTTCGGCGATAACGGAGTGGAATTCGATCTGCGGATCTGGATCGACAGTCCCGAGTCAGGGGTCGGTAACGTCACAAGCGACGTGTTCTTTCGCATCTGGGATCTGTTCAAGGAACATGGCGTCACCATGCCGGTGCCTCAACGCGATCTACGCTTTCGCACGCCGCTTGTGGAGCAGGTGACGACATCAGATCCGCAGCGGCCTGATGTCCCGGACCCGACCGGATAG